A region from the Leishmania panamensis strain MHOM/PA/94/PSC-1 chromosome 20 sequence genome encodes:
- a CDS encoding malate dehydrogenase (TriTrypDB/GeneDB-style sysID: LpmP.20.0200) codes for MRCSRAYFSRVAVLGAAGGIGQPLALLLKNNAHVKELKLYDIKGAPGVAADLSHICSSAKVTGYSQEELNKAVQNTDLVLIPAGVPRKPGMTRDDLFNTNAGIVRDLVTAVARAAPKAIIGVISNPVNSTVPVAAETLKKLGAYDPGRLFGVTTLDVVRARTFVAEALGRSPYDIDVPVVGGHSGETIVPLLSGFPSLSKEQVEQLTYRIQFGGDEVVKAKSGAGSATLSMAHAGNEWATAVLRALSGEKGVTVCTYVESSVEPSCTFFSSSVELGKNGVEKIHCLPKLNAYEEKLMAKCLEGLQGNIKKGVAFGCK; via the coding sequence ATGCGCTGCTCTCGGGCGTACTTCTCCCGTGTCGCCGTgctcggtgctgcaggtggcATTGGCCAGCCGCtggccctcctcctcaagaATAACGCGCACgtgaaggagctgaagcTGTACGACATCAAAGGGGCCCCGGGTGTGGCTGCCGACCTCTCCCATATTTGCTCGTCAGCGAAAGTGACTGGGTACTCGCAGGAGGAGCTCAATAAAGCTGTCCAGAACACTGACCTCGTGTTGATCCCTGCCGGTGTGCCACGCAAACCTGGGATGACACGCGACGACCTCTTCAACACGAACGCTGGCATCGTGCGCGATCTCGTGACGGCGGTTGCCAGGGCCGCACCGAAGGCCATCATCGGTGTCATCAGCAACCCCGTCAACAGCACTGTGCCGGTGGCTGCGGAGACGCTGAAGAAGCTCGGCGCGTACGATCCTGGGCGCCTATTTGGCGTCACCACACTCGACGTTGTCCGTGCTCGTACCTTCGTTGCGGAGGCGCTCGGTAGAAGTCCGTACGACATCGACGTCCCTGTCGTTGGCGGTCACAGCGGTGAGACGattgtgccgctgctctcgggCTTCCCGTCACTGTCGAAGGAgcaggtggagcagctgacgTACCGCATCCAGTTTGGTGGGGATGAGGTGGTGAAGGCGAAAAGTGGAGCTGGCTCGGCGACGCTGTCCATGGCGCACGCGGGAAACGAATGGGctacggcggtgctgcgcgcccTCAGCGGTGAGAAGGGTGTCACAGTGTGCACGTATGTGGAGAGCAGTGTGGAGCCGTCATGTACCTTCTTTAGCTCCTCGGTGGAGCTGGGCAAGAATGGTGTGGAGAAAATTCATTGTCTGCCGAAGCTGAACGCATACGAGGAAAAACTGATGGCCAAGTGCTTGGAGGGTCTGCAGGGCAACATCAAAAAGGGAGTCGCTTTTGGCTGCAAGTAA